From Hippoglossus stenolepis isolate QCI-W04-F060 chromosome 19, HSTE1.2, whole genome shotgun sequence, the proteins below share one genomic window:
- the LOC118098257 gene encoding kinesin-1 heavy chain, with protein sequence MADPAECSIKVVCRFRPLNSSEVARGDKYIPKFVGDDCVQIAGKPFYFDRVFQSNTSQEQFYNAWAQKIVKDVLDGYNGTIFAYGQTSSGKTHTMEGRLHDQDMMGVIPRIVHDIFNYIYSMDQNLEFHIKVSYFEVYLDKIKDLLDASKINLSVHEDKNRVPYVKGCTERFVCSPDEVMDAIDEGKNSRHVAVTNMNEHSSRSHSIFLINIKQENSQTEQKMTGKLYLVDLAGSEKVGKTGAEGTVLDEAKMINKSLSSLGIVISALAEGSAYVPYRDSKMTRILQDSLGGNCRTTMVICCSPSSYNDAETKSTLQFGQRAKTIKNTVTLNVELTAEQWKSKWEKEKEKNKTLKNTVNWLENELNRWRNGENVPADEQFDKEKAKAEVLAIDTALNNDKTAPTPAALSTLPGVTLSGPEKEKCEAEVAKLYKELDDKDDEINQQSQLMEELKEQMLDQEELLNSSRRDHDILQTELNRLLAENETSKEEVKEVLQALEELALNYDQKSQEVEDKSLEFEALSEELNQKSNSLTSIDSELQKLKEMTNHQKKRVTEMMSSLLKDLAEIGIAVGSNDIKQQESSGHIDEEFTMVRLYISKMKSEVKTMVKRRKLLESSQAESTQKRDETELELTSCQLRISQCEAKIKSLTDCLLNVEQKKRQLEETVDSLNEEIVRIKAQEKVNTMEKENEVQSANEVKEAVEKQIQSHRETHQRQISSLRDELDTKERVITELQDLNQKIMLEQERLRVEHEKLKGVDQEKSRQLLELTALQDRQEQGRQDLKGLEETVARELQTLHNLRRLFVQDLSTRVKKNAHNDSDEAELSTAQKQKISFLENNLEQLTKVHKQLVRDNADLRCEIPKMEKRLRATAERVKPLETALKEAKENAARERKNYQQEMERIKDTVKPKNMGRRASIAKPIRPGQLSAPLIPSVNRSNLIQNNQPTGIKGGSNNRREKNAS encoded by the exons ATGGCGGACCCTGCGGAGTGTAGTATCAAGGTGGTGTGTCGCTTCAGGCCGCTCAACAGCTCGGAGGTGGCCCGGGGAGACAAGTACATCCCCAAGTTTGTGGGGGATGACTGCGTGCAGATCGCG GGTAAACCGTTCTACTTTGATCGTGTATTCCAGTCCAACACATCTCAGGAACAGTTCTACAATGCTTGGGCTCAGAAGATTGTCAAAG ATGTTCTGGATGGATACAACGGGACAATATTTGCCTATGGGCAGACCTCCTCTGGCAAAACACACACCATGGAG GGAAGACTCCATGACCAAGATATGATGGGAGTCATTCCCAGAATTGTTCATGACATTTTCAACTACATTTATTCCATGGATCAGAACCTGGAGTTTCATATCAAA GTTTCCTATTTTGAAGTTTATCTTGATAAAATCAAGGACCTGTTGGACG CATCAAAGATCAACCTTTCTGTGCATGAGGATAAAAACAGGGTGCCCTATGTCAAG GGGTGTACTGAGCGTTTTGTGTGCAGTCCCGACGAGGTCATGGACGCCATAGATGAAGGCAAAAACAGCAGACACGTGGCTGTCACAA acatGAATGAGCACAGTTCCCGAAGTCACAGCATCTTCCTCATCAACATCAAGCAGGAAAACTCTCAGACTGAACAGAAAATGACCGGAAAACTCTACCTCGTCGATTTGGCTGGGAGTGAAAAA GTGGGTAAAACCGGAGCAGAGGGCACGGTGCTGGATGAAGCCAAGATGATCAACAAGTCTCTGTCTTCACTGGGGATTGTCATCTCAGCTCTGGCAGAGGGCTCG GCCTATGTCCCGTATAGAGACAGTAAGATGACCAGAATCCTGCAGGACTCTTTAGGAGGGAACTGTCGGACGACCATGGTCATCTGCTGCTCGCCCTCCTCCTACAACGATGCAGAGACCAAGTCTACACTGCAGTTTGGACAAAG GGCAAAGACCATAAAGAACACAGTGACCCTGAACGTGGAGCTGACCGCAGAGCAGTGGAAGAGCaagtgggagaaagagaaggagaagaacaagaCGCTGAAAAACACCGTCAACTGGCTGGAGAACGAGCTCAACCGCTGGAGGAACG GAGAGAATGTGCCAGCTGATGAACAGTTTGATAAAGAGAAGGCCAAAGCAGAGGTCCTGGCCATAGACACCGCCCTCAACAACGATAAGACAGCACCCACACCCGCCGCCCTCAGCACCCTGCCCGGGGTCACACTCTCCGGGCCGGAGAAAGAGAAGTGCGAGGCCGAGGTGGCCAAACTCTACAAAGAGCTGGATGACAAG GACGATGAGATTAACCAGCAGTCTCAGttgatggaggagctgaaggagcagatGTTGGACCAGGAGGAG CTCTTAAATTCCTCCCGACGCGACCACGACATCCTGCAGACGGAGCTAAACCGGCTGCTGGCGGAGAACGAAACCTCtaaggaggaggtgaaggaggtgctGCAGGCCCTAGAGGAGCTGGCTCTCAACTATGACCAGAAGAGTCAGGAAGTCGAGGACAAATCACTCGAGTTTGAGGCCCTCAGTGAGGAGCTGAACCAGAAATCG AACTCCCTGACCTCCATCGACTCGGAGCTGCAGAAGCTGAAGGAGATGACCAACCACCAGAAGAAGAGGGTCACTGAGATGATGTCGTCGTTACTCAAAGACCTGGCTGAGATCGGCATCGCTGTGGGAAGCAACGACATTAAG CAACAAGAGAGCAGTGGCCACATTGATGAAGAGTTCACTATGGTGCGTCTCTACATCAGCAAGATGAAGTCCGAGGTGAAGACGATGGTGAAGCGCAGGAAACTGCTGGAGAGCTCCCAGGCCGAGAGCACCCAGAAGAGGGATGAGACGGAGCTGGAGCTGACGTCCTGCCAGCTCCGCATCTCCCAG TGTGAGGCAAAAATCAAGTCCCTGACAGACTGCCTCCTGAAtgtggagcagaagaagagacagcTGGAGGAAACTGTGGACTCTCTCAATGAGGAAATAGTCAGGATCAAAGCTCAAG AGAAAGTCAACACCATGGAGAAGGAGAACGAGGTTCAGTCTGCTAATGAAGTCAAG GAAGCTGTGGAGAAGCAGATCCAGTCCCACAGAGAGACCCACCAGAGGCAGATCAGCAGTCTGAGAGATGAGCTGGACACCAAGGAGCGAGtcatcacagagctgcagga TCTGAACCAGAAGATCATGCTGGAGCAGGAGAGGCTGAGAGTGGAGCATGAGAAGCTCAAAGGTGTCGACCAGGAGAAGAGCCGTCAACTGCTAGAACTCAC GGCGTTGCAGGACAGACAGGAGCAGGGCAGACAGGACCTGAAGGGACTAGAGGAGACTGTG GCCCGGGAGCTGCAGACACTTCACAACCTGAGGAGGCTTTTTGTCCAAGACTTGTCCACTAGAGTCAAAAAG AATGCTCACAATGACTCCGACGAGGCAGAACTCAGCACTGCCCAGAAACAGAAGATCTCTTTCCTGGAGAACAACCTCGAGCAGCTAACCAAAGTTCACAAGCAG CTGGTGCGGGACAATGCCGACCTTCGATGTGAGATCCCTAAGATGGAGAAGCGCCTGCGAGCCACCGCTGAGCGGGTCAAACCCCTGGAGACCGCCCTGAAGGAGGCCAAAGAGAATGCAGCCCGCGAACGAAAGAACTACCAGCAGGAAATGGAGCGCATCAAGGACACTGTCAAGCCCAAAAACATGGGCAGGAGAGCCTCGATCG CCAAGCCCATCAGACCAGGCCAGCTGAGTGCTCCCCTGATCCCCAGCGTCAACAGGTCCAACCTCATCCAGAACAACCAGCCCACCGGCATCAAAGGAGGAAGTAACAACAGGCGAGAGAAGAATGCATCATGA